In one Staphylococcus lutrae genomic region, the following are encoded:
- the sbcC gene encoding exonuclease subunit SbcC yields MRPLKLQLKNFGPFLDETIDFSSIQSNQLFLISGKTGSGKTMIFDGIVYALYGRASTEKREVKYLRSHFATASEPLAVSFEFEIKGHRYKVVREASFLKPGNKNETKPKLEVYRYDKHQFVLLESTIQAGEKFILDLLKLKQNQFRQLFVLPQGEFKAFLVSNSTDKQTILRTLFNTQLYDKLKNQLSDKTKNMKNKIDQIYTKIQSVWDELYTLDYPELNAEKNLKREQYDMMIDVLPQFERIAEVQIAQCKSEKQRAEQDLEQVTEALNRQHLRQQLTVQLQELEEALTRLKTEASTIAQLEKKLKLMDESKFALKMCQDLQEVENALRLKQQDYSEMNDRQAQLKQQQLKQQHALEQHVLNENEMTSNAAFLEHTRYFYQECEQLKEKNNRMLKVEDEIRSLQVQNADVQKRLDKIDQRDMERQPDYESKSKWQSQQLVLAEQVTRLLAEQKNDALKKQQQLKLESLTTEWQQIDQALKEQACLIQDLSQSEQQLIDHEQAVMTLRAVIHVDAPCPVCGQIVQHVNSDEQIAHIKAIQQKNRRIEKQMVTLKEQKIKCESDLNHTKQRITEMGDADFEEEKLLAAQSEQRKINAMIEKIDLENERLARIQQEVTRNRQILNDNNQNIEVLKKEQAYLQEHLQTFESETGYQDIQVFQKAYTRMKATVDTFFDRKREWIEQCEQTAQLLKEEHYKVDLVAHQINEMTQKVQSLNSDIDAALKALDIPDRAGLFDILKESVHKETYRQKVSQFHQQMQMLQLKRDDILHQISEIPVESIDELTVQQSVKRETYQLLQKRYNEFSFQATQNQKTAQKLRDEVAHLKTTLSEQLELFQLAEVLNGKNEHHLTLENYVLMHYLEQILLKANQRLLSMTGQRYELVRNKKKGRGFSGLEIEVYDYYSNQSRHITSLSGGETFQASLALALGLSEVVQSEQGGIALDAMFIDEGFGTLDQETLETALDTLIQLQSSGRLVGIISHVSELKNRIPIILEVMSQNYRSRTQLKSNG; encoded by the coding sequence ATGAGACCTTTAAAACTCCAACTCAAAAACTTTGGGCCTTTTTTAGATGAAACAATTGACTTTTCAAGCATACAATCCAATCAGCTGTTTTTAATTAGTGGGAAAACAGGTTCGGGGAAAACGATGATTTTTGATGGGATTGTCTATGCACTATATGGCCGAGCTTCAACAGAAAAGCGAGAAGTTAAATATTTGAGAAGTCATTTTGCTACAGCATCTGAGCCATTAGCGGTATCATTTGAATTTGAAATCAAAGGTCATCGTTATAAAGTCGTTCGTGAAGCCTCTTTTTTGAAACCAGGAAATAAAAACGAAACGAAACCTAAACTAGAGGTATATCGATATGACAAGCATCAATTTGTTTTGTTAGAAAGTACGATACAGGCAGGAGAGAAATTTATTTTAGATTTGCTCAAATTAAAACAAAATCAGTTTCGGCAGTTATTCGTCCTACCTCAAGGTGAATTTAAAGCGTTTTTAGTGTCCAACAGTACAGATAAACAAACGATTTTAAGGACGTTATTTAATACACAACTCTACGACAAGTTAAAAAATCAACTGTCTGATAAAACAAAAAATATGAAAAACAAAATTGATCAAATTTATACAAAGATTCAAAGTGTGTGGGATGAATTGTATACGTTAGATTACCCAGAACTGAACGCAGAAAAAAATTTAAAGCGTGAACAATACGACATGATGATAGATGTGCTACCGCAATTTGAAAGGATTGCAGAAGTACAAATCGCACAATGCAAATCAGAAAAACAACGTGCTGAACAAGATTTAGAACAGGTGACTGAAGCGTTAAACCGACAACATTTGCGACAACAATTGACGGTACAACTACAAGAGTTAGAAGAAGCATTGACACGGTTAAAAACAGAAGCATCTACCATTGCACAGCTTGAGAAAAAATTAAAGTTGATGGATGAGAGTAAATTTGCGCTTAAAATGTGTCAAGATTTGCAAGAGGTTGAAAACGCATTGCGACTAAAACAACAAGATTATTCTGAAATGAATGATAGGCAAGCACAGCTTAAACAACAACAATTGAAGCAACAACACGCCCTCGAACAACATGTATTGAATGAAAATGAAATGACGAGCAACGCGGCATTTTTAGAACATACACGATATTTTTATCAAGAATGCGAACAATTGAAAGAAAAAAATAATCGAATGCTTAAAGTGGAAGACGAGATTCGATCATTACAAGTGCAAAATGCGGATGTACAAAAGCGTTTGGACAAGATAGATCAACGCGATATGGAACGCCAGCCAGATTATGAAAGTAAATCAAAATGGCAGTCTCAGCAACTGGTGCTTGCTGAACAAGTCACACGTTTGTTGGCTGAGCAAAAGAATGACGCATTAAAAAAACAACAACAATTAAAGCTTGAGTCACTAACGACAGAATGGCAGCAAATCGATCAAGCATTAAAAGAACAAGCCTGTTTGATTCAAGACTTATCTCAAAGTGAACAACAATTAATCGATCATGAGCAAGCGGTGATGACATTGCGTGCCGTGATACATGTGGATGCGCCTTGTCCTGTTTGCGGTCAAATTGTTCAACATGTTAATTCAGATGAACAGATTGCGCATATTAAGGCTATTCAGCAAAAGAATCGTCGTATTGAGAAGCAAATGGTCACGTTGAAGGAACAAAAAATAAAGTGTGAATCGGATCTCAATCATACGAAACAACGAATCACAGAGATGGGTGACGCTGACTTTGAAGAAGAGAAGCTATTGGCGGCCCAATCTGAACAAAGAAAAATCAACGCAATGATTGAAAAAATAGATTTAGAAAATGAACGTCTTGCACGTATTCAACAAGAAGTGACACGAAATCGACAAATTCTTAATGATAACAATCAAAATATCGAAGTATTAAAAAAGGAGCAGGCATATTTACAAGAACATCTCCAAACGTTCGAGTCAGAAACAGGCTATCAAGATATACAAGTATTTCAAAAGGCATATACGCGTATGAAAGCAACTGTCGATACCTTTTTTGATCGTAAAAGAGAATGGATTGAACAATGTGAGCAAACGGCACAATTACTCAAAGAAGAACATTACAAAGTGGATTTGGTGGCGCATCAAATCAATGAAATGACGCAGAAAGTCCAATCATTGAACAGCGATATAGATGCGGCATTAAAAGCGTTAGATATCCCAGATCGAGCGGGATTATTTGATATCTTGAAAGAGAGTGTGCATAAAGAAACATATCGTCAAAAAGTCTCTCAATTTCATCAGCAAATGCAAATGTTACAATTAAAACGAGATGATATTTTACATCAAATTTCAGAAATTCCAGTAGAAAGTATAGATGAATTAACGGTACAGCAGTCCGTTAAGCGAGAAACTTATCAATTGTTGCAAAAACGTTATAATGAATTTTCATTTCAAGCAACGCAAAATCAAAAAACTGCACAGAAGTTACGTGATGAAGTTGCCCATTTAAAAACAACTTTAAGTGAACAATTGGAGTTATTCCAACTTGCTGAAGTGTTAAATGGAAAGAATGAACACCATCTTACGCTGGAAAATTATGTGTTAATGCATTATTTAGAGCAAATTTTGTTGAAGGCGAATCAACGGTTACTCAGCATGACGGGTCAACGATACGAATTGGTGAGAAATAAGAAAAAAGGTCGTGGTTTTAGTGGTTTAGAGATAGAAGTATATGACTACTACTCTAATCAATCAAGGCACATTACTTCATTATCAGGCGGGGAAACATTCCAAGCTTCTTTAGCGCTAGCTTTAGGGCTAAGTGAAGTGGTTCAAAGTGAGCAAGGCGGCATAGCACTAGATGCAATGTTTATAGATGAAGGTTTTGGGACACTTGATCAAGAGACCCTCGAGACTGCATTAGATACCTTAATTCAATTGCAATCTAGCGGGCGTTTGGTAGGGATTATTTCACATGTATCAGAACTTAAAAACCGTATTCCAATCATTTTGGAAGTGATGTCCCAAAATTATCGGAGCAGGACACAGTTGAAAAGCAATGGGTGA
- a CDS encoding IS256 family transposase, with the protein MARKKRNPKSVELANRIISEYAPETVEDMEEALKDIFGPMFEAMLQGEMNNHLGYSSNDKSDKFTENRRNGYGNKTLKTSKGEVEINVPRDRDASFDPKLIKKRQRDVSEIEDKVISMYAKGMSQRDISSTIEDIYGFSVSHEMISDITDAVIPEMEEWQSRPLEKCYTFVFVDCLYTKIRNDYEIKEYAVYTILGYTIDGRKQILGLWLNETESKHKWMQIFDEIKARGVEDIFFLSMDGVSGLEAGVKAIFPQTIVQRCIVHLVRNSIKYVPSKDYKAFTASLKKVYGATSLKACHTAFEAFKQQWSQYPGAVDVWIRNFAHVEQLFDYGSNIRKIMYTTNAVESIHSSYRKVTKKGAFPNEHALLKLLFIRTKELEKKWSTGFIPNWSMVMNQLLLHDQIKNRVIKYLE; encoded by the coding sequence ATGGCTCGTAAAAAACGTAATCCTAAATCTGTTGAATTAGCTAATAGAATTATTTCTGAGTATGCTCCCGAAACTGTTGAAGATATGGAAGAGGCGTTAAAGGATATTTTCGGACCCATGTTTGAAGCTATGTTACAAGGTGAAATGAATAATCATCTAGGTTATTCTTCGAATGATAAATCTGACAAATTTACAGAAAATAGACGTAATGGCTATGGAAATAAGACATTAAAAACTTCTAAAGGAGAAGTTGAAATTAATGTACCCAGAGATAGAGATGCTTCATTTGATCCAAAATTAATCAAGAAGCGCCAACGAGATGTTTCGGAAATTGAAGATAAAGTAATTTCTATGTATGCCAAAGGCATGTCTCAACGTGATATTTCATCAACTATAGAAGACATTTATGGATTTTCCGTATCACATGAAATGATTTCTGATATTACAGATGCCGTTATACCTGAGATGGAAGAATGGCAAAGTAGACCTTTAGAAAAGTGTTATACTTTCGTTTTTGTAGACTGTCTGTACACAAAGATTAGAAATGATTATGAAATAAAGGAATACGCAGTTTACACAATACTAGGTTATACAATTGATGGCCGAAAACAAATTCTAGGTTTATGGTTAAATGAAACTGAAAGTAAGCATAAATGGATGCAAATCTTTGATGAAATCAAAGCTAGAGGTGTAGAAGATATTTTCTTTTTATCAATGGATGGTGTATCAGGTTTAGAAGCTGGTGTTAAAGCTATCTTCCCACAAACTATCGTTCAAAGATGTATCGTACACCTAGTCAGAAATTCAATTAAATATGTACCTAGTAAAGATTATAAAGCTTTTACTGCTTCCCTTAAAAAAGTTTATGGAGCAACTTCCTTAAAAGCATGTCATACCGCCTTTGAAGCATTTAAACAACAATGGTCTCAATACCCTGGAGCCGTTGATGTGTGGATCCGAAATTTCGCACATGTAGAACAATTATTCGATTACGGAAGTAATATTAGAAAAATTATGTACACTACAAACGCTGTAGAAAGTATTCATTCTAGTTACCGCAAGGTAACAAAAAAAGGCGCATTCCCTAATGAGCATGCACTCCTAAAACTTCTGTTTATTCGAACTAAAGAACTTGAAAAGAAATGGTCAACTGGCTTCATTCCAAACTGGTCTATGGTTATGAATCAGCTCCTTTTACATGATCAAATTAAGAATAGAGTTATAAAGTATCTTGAATAA
- the mscL gene encoding large conductance mechanosensitive channel protein MscL: protein MLKEFKDFALKGNVLDLAVAVVMGAAFNKIVTSLVENIIMPLIGLLFGEVDFAKNWSLYGIKYGIFIQSIIDFIIIAFALFIFIKIANTLMKPKEEEVKIEENIVLLTEIRDLLRQNSK, encoded by the coding sequence ATGTTGAAAGAATTTAAAGACTTCGCCTTAAAAGGAAATGTCCTTGACTTAGCTGTTGCAGTTGTCATGGGGGCTGCTTTTAATAAAATCGTGACATCCTTAGTAGAAAACATCATTATGCCTTTAATCGGTTTATTATTTGGCGAAGTTGATTTTGCGAAAAATTGGTCATTGTATGGCATTAAATACGGTATTTTCATCCAATCGATTATCGACTTTATCATCATTGCATTTGCATTATTTATCTTCATTAAAATTGCAAATACATTAATGAAACCTAAAGAGGAAGAAGTTAAAATAGAAGAAAATATTGTCCTATTAACTGAAATTCGTGATTTGTTACGTCAAAACAGTAAATAG